A segment of the Cohnella algarum genome:
CAAGCGCCAGCAGCCGCACGCACCTGAGTAAAATTTACTCATCTCGCCGTCTCCGCACGCACGTTAACGCTCCAGTTGAGTCGTGACTACTCATCTCGACCCGCCAAGCGCCAACAGCCGCACGCACTTGAGTAAAATTTACTCATCTCGCCGTCTCCGCACGCACGTTAACGCTCCAGTTGAGTCGTAATTACTCATCTCGCCCCGCATACGCATGCTTGCTGCTGTCGATGGAGCTGGCGGTCGCTTTTGCCGGGGATGGTGGGCGGGAGGGCCGATTGGTTCGAGTCACTGCACGGAGTCCGAGGATGGATCGACGCTGACGACGTCGGCCAGCTTCAAATCGATCGCGGGCGGGAGTCCGGCTTCCGACCGGAGCGAGGTTATCGCTTCGTTCAAATCGTCTTCGTCCACGAGAATATACGGACTTTCCCAGCGCGTTTCGAGCGGAATCGATTGGATGACGTCCGGCTTCATGCTGCCGAAATTCAAAATCCAGTCGCGAAGCTCGGACTTCGGAATGTCGCTGCGCACGTTGTCGCCGACAATGTCGATAACGTCGTCCCACTGCGCCACGCCTTTGAAGGAGGCAAGCTTGCCGACGATCTGGGAAATGACCTGCTGCTGGCGGCCGTTGCGCTCAATATCGGAGGACTGCCCGGTGCCGCCGTTCGATTTGCGGTAGCGCACGAAGTCGAGCACTTCCTTGCCGCTTAGCTCCTGCACGCCCTTTTTCAGATCGATATTCGTTCCGTCCGCGTTATCCCGGTATTTCATGTCCATATCGACATCGATCGTGAGCCCGCCGAGCGCATCGACTAGTTGGCTCAGTCCTTCGAAGTTGATGACGGCCATGTAATCGATCGGCAGCTGGAACAGCTCGCTGTAAAAGTTTTTCGTATTGGCGATCGCCGTCTCTTTGTCTTTATTGTAAAAATAAGCGTAATAGTAGTTCGCCTTGTGGTCCTCCAGCGTCTTCGGTTTCAGATGCATATCGCGGGGCAGGGAAACGATTTTGGCGGTATGGGTTTGCGGGTTCAGACTTGCGAGCATCAGCACGTCCGTGTTGAGCGTCCCGCCGCTGCCCGACCGGGAATCGACTCCCGCGAGCAGAAACGTAATCGCCCGGGGCGACTCCTCCGCTTCCGGCTCGGGTTCTTCCGATGCCGCCGGAGCGGAAGCCGAAGGCGACGGATCGTTCGGCGCGGCGATTTGATTCAGGGCCGAATCCGTTTTGTACACCAGGTATCCCGCATAAGCGGCGACACCGATCACGACGATGCATAAAAAGACGCCGACGCCGAGCATCGTTCGGCGAAGTTTGGTTTTCGGAAATTTGAGTTTCATCGTAATCCTCCGGAAATAAAAATTTCATTTGATTAGACGATTCGAATCGAATATGGTTGCACTTTCAAAATTCAAAAAAAACCCGGAATCGGCCGCGAACGAACCGATGCCGGGCTCTGATTCGGTTAAGATCCGGGCAAAGCGCGAACTACCAGGCTTTAAGCACGTTTTCGCCGGTTTCCCTGGGTACGGTTTCCGGCTCCTGGATGGACTTTGCAGGCTCGGGCGGCATCGCGTCGGCGTCCTTGCTTTCCATTTTGCTCTCGCCATGAAACACGCCGCCGGGCTCGATGGCCAGTTCGACGGCCGTCAGGTTGCCGTACAGCCGGCCGCTCGCCTTGATCGTCAAATTTCCTTTGGCGTTCACGTTTCCGTGCACTTTGCCGGCGAGCACGATGTTGCGGGCGGAAACGTTGGATTTCGCGATGCCGTTCTCGCCGACGATCACGTCGCCCTCGCATTCGATATCGCCGGTGATCTCGCCCTCGAGCCGGACGCTGGCCTGAGATTTGATCTTGCCTTCGAAGGTGCTCCCTTCGCCGATCAGCGTGTCGGTCGTTCCGGGATCGATTTTAGCCTTTTTGCCGAACATTCGTCACTTTCCTTTCAAGGTGGTTTTCAAATAAGACAGCGGATCGGCATGTTCGCCGTTCGCGATCACTTCGAAATGCAAATGGGGACCGGTGCTGCGGCCGGTGTTGCCTAGCAATCCGATGACCTCGCCCTTTTCGACTTTATCTCCCTTTCGGGCGATGAGCTCGCTCAAATGCATGTACCGGGTTTGAATGCCGTTCGTATGGTCAATCGCGATGTTGAGACCTTCGGCCGAGCTTTCTTCCGAGAGCGTGACCGTGCCGTCCGCGGCCGCGTAAATCGGATCGCCGACTTGGCCGCCGATATCGATGCCGGCATGGAATCTCGCTTTTTTGGAAAACGGGTCGGTTCGCACGCCGAACAAGGACGTAAGGCGCCGGCTGTCCGTCGGCCACAGCGTCGGAACGGCGCGCAGCGCCTCCTGCTCTTCGAGAACCGCTTGCTTGGTCGATTGGAGCTGCGTTTTGAGCTCTTCGATTTGCTTTCCGATCATGCCGTAGTCCGCCCACGTATCGGATACGAGCTCGTTCATGTTTTGATCCGTGAGCTCGATTTCTTCGCCGCCGACGCCTCCGTCGGCCGGCATGCCGTCGATCGCTTCCACCGCGTTATCGCCGGACGAGATGCCGACCATCTGCTTGACCTGGGATTCCAGCTGCTTGACTTCGTTCAGGCCCTTCCGGATCGAATCGGCTTGCTCGGACAGTCCGGCTACCTGGGTTTGCAGGCTTTCGATGCTGTTGTCTTTATTCGAAATGATCGCTTCGTACTGCTGGCTGGCCGCGGAAAGGGATTGTTTCAGGTCGTCGACCTGGCGCGCGTTTTTCAAAAATAAATAGGAGGATAAAGCGGCTACGGCCACGGCCAGGACGAACAGCAGCGACAGCGAAAAAAGGATGGCTGCGGACACGTTAAAACGGCGAACCGCCCGGTTCGCATCCGGAATAAGGACCACGGTATAGGACTTCCTGCTCCACTTCATATCCTTCTTCTTTCCTCCCGATTTCCGATCAATCCGAATTTTCCTTTTCTCTTTCCTTCGACAATTTGGGACAAAAATCCTTTTTGGTTGCCAAATTATTCTTAAAAACGAGTATTTCGTAGGATACTAGGTGTCATTAATTGTTATATAATTAGAAAAAATACCGAAAAATTAGGCCTTGTGGATTAGGTTTAGGAGGAATGCGCATGATCAGAATGGCGGGGATCGATATCGGCAACGACAGCGTGAAATTGGTTGTGAACGGATTGAGCGAACCGGTCATCATCCCCAACGTCGTTTCGCCCGGATATGAGCGTCATGTGCTTCAGGAAGAAGACGCTCCGCTTAAAGCGATGGATGTGATGGTTTACAGCCCGAAGCTGAAAAGAAAGAGCGCCCGCTACTTCGTCGGCCTGCTCGCTTCGGAGGATCAGGACAACAACGAACTGGAAGAAACGGACAACAAGGCGACGAGCGACCAGGCGCTGATCGTGGCGCTTACCGCGTTGGCCTATTCCAGCGCGATTTCCGGCGCGATAACGCCGACGCCCGGCCAGACGACGGAAGAAGCGGAGTATATCATCGGCACCGGGCTTCCGGTGCGTACGTACGCCAAATTCCATAAGGCATTCGAAGAAAGGCTTGTCGGGGAGCATGAAGTCGCGTTTCTGTCCACGCCCAAGCTGAAAGGACGGACGATTCGCTTGAACATCCGGCGCGCGATTATATCGGTCGAAGGAGCGGCGGCCTTGTTCAACATGGCGACGAACGACAATTTGCAGGTCAAGGACGAAGAGCTGTACTACGGCTGCATCGGCATTTGCGAAATGGGGGCGCTGACGACCGATTTTCCGGTCGTGAAGCGGATGAGCATCGACAATCAGTTCAGCACAGGGGAGCAATTGGGACTGGCGTCGTACCTCGACGCGATCATCCGCGATGTTGAAGACGAGTACGGGTACCGGTTCCCGAGCCGCACGAAGCTGGTCCAGCGAATCCGCAATCATCAGTATGCGATTCAACGGGTCGGGGAAGGGCAAGCGGACATTCGGCCGATCGTCGACACGTATTTCCGGCGCGCCGCCCAGAAGATCGTCGATCTCATTCGCAAGCGGTGGAAGAAATACCCCGATATCCAGTGCTTTTACGTGCTCGGCGGCGGGGCGGCGGCATTGAAGCCATACATAGTGGAAGCGGCGGAATCGATCCGGCTCCGCTTCGTCGAAAACAGCGAGCTTCAGAACGTGTACGGCTATTTGAAGCTCGCCCGCAACAAAATGAACCAGTCCGAAGCCGGTTCGTTCTGATCGGACGATCGGAGGCTGTCCGGAAACGGCCATGGCGGCCGCTCGGGGACGGCCTTCATTGCTTTTTCCGAAAGGGATCTGTTCCTCTCGGGCAAACGGGAAAGCGGAGCGGCCGTTTGCTATAATGTAAGCGTATGCCAATCAAGGAGGGATCCGCAAAATGGAAAAGCGAGCGTACGGAAAAACGGATATGCAGGTCAGCGTGCTCGGCTTCGGCGGGGCGGAAATCGGATTCGAAGGCGCAACGCCGGCTCAGGTTGAAAAGCTGCTGAACGATGCTCTCGATTCGGGGCTCAACGTGATCGATACCGCGGAATGCTATGCCAATAGCGAGGAGCTGATCGGCCAAACGGTCGCGAGTCGCCGAGACGACTATTTTCTGTTCACCAAATGCGGACATGCCAGCGGATTCGATCTGCCGAACTGGGATCCGAAGCTGCTCGAACTTAGCATCGATCGCAGTCTTCGGCGTTTGCGGACGGATTACGTCGACGTCATCCACCTTCACACTTGCAGCGAGGAAACGCTTCGGCGCGGAGAGGCGATCGAGGTACTGCAGCGGGCCAAGGAAAAAGGAAAAACGAGGTATATCGGGTACAGCGGCGATCATACGGATGCGCTGTACGCCGTGCGGACGGGCGCGTTCGATTCGCTGATGACGTCCGTGAACGTCGCCGATCAGGAAGCGATCGAGCTGACGCTTCCCGAAGCCGCAGCGCGGGGGATGGGCGTCATCGTCAAGCGTCCGATCGCCAATTTCGCTTGGCGCTACGATGCAAAGCCGGACAATGCCTATCATCAGGATTATTGGCAGCGGCTGCAAAAGCTGGATTACGAAGCGCTCAGGTCCAAGGACGAGCGGTCGGTCGGTACGGCGTTAAGGTTCGCGCTGGCCGTTCCGGGCGTGCATACGGCGATCGTCGGCACGAAAAACCCCAAGCGCTGGCGGACGAATTCGGCGTTGCTGGACGA
Coding sequences within it:
- a CDS encoding LCP family protein, producing the protein MKLKFPKTKLRRTMLGVGVFLCIVVIGVAAYAGYLVYKTDSALNQIAAPNDPSPSASAPAASEEPEPEAEESPRAITFLLAGVDSRSGSGGTLNTDVLMLASLNPQTHTAKIVSLPRDMHLKPKTLEDHKANYYYAYFYNKDKETAIANTKNFYSELFQLPIDYMAVINFEGLSQLVDALGGLTIDVDMDMKYRDNADGTNIDLKKGVQELSGKEVLDFVRYRKSNGGTGQSSDIERNGRQQQVISQIVGKLASFKGVAQWDDVIDIVGDNVRSDIPKSELRDWILNFGSMKPDVIQSIPLETRWESPYILVDEDDLNEAITSLRSEAGLPPAIDLKLADVVSVDPSSDSVQ
- a CDS encoding bactofilin family protein, with product MFGKKAKIDPGTTDTLIGEGSTFEGKIKSQASVRLEGEITGDIECEGDVIVGENGIAKSNVSARNIVLAGKVHGNVNAKGNLTIKASGRLYGNLTAVELAIEPGGVFHGESKMESKDADAMPPEPAKSIQEPETVPRETGENVLKAW
- a CDS encoding M23 family metallopeptidase, translating into MKWSRKSYTVVLIPDANRAVRRFNVSAAILFSLSLLFVLAVAVAALSSYLFLKNARQVDDLKQSLSAASQQYEAIISNKDNSIESLQTQVAGLSEQADSIRKGLNEVKQLESQVKQMVGISSGDNAVEAIDGMPADGGVGGEEIELTDQNMNELVSDTWADYGMIGKQIEELKTQLQSTKQAVLEEQEALRAVPTLWPTDSRRLTSLFGVRTDPFSKKARFHAGIDIGGQVGDPIYAAADGTVTLSEESSAEGLNIAIDHTNGIQTRYMHLSELIARKGDKVEKGEVIGLLGNTGRSTGPHLHFEVIANGEHADPLSYLKTTLKGK
- a CDS encoding ParM/StbA family protein yields the protein MIRMAGIDIGNDSVKLVVNGLSEPVIIPNVVSPGYERHVLQEEDAPLKAMDVMVYSPKLKRKSARYFVGLLASEDQDNNELEETDNKATSDQALIVALTALAYSSAISGAITPTPGQTTEEAEYIIGTGLPVRTYAKFHKAFEERLVGEHEVAFLSTPKLKGRTIRLNIRRAIISVEGAAALFNMATNDNLQVKDEELYYGCIGICEMGALTTDFPVVKRMSIDNQFSTGEQLGLASYLDAIIRDVEDEYGYRFPSRTKLVQRIRNHQYAIQRVGEGQADIRPIVDTYFRRAAQKIVDLIRKRWKKYPDIQCFYVLGGGAAALKPYIVEAAESIRLRFVENSELQNVYGYLKLARNKMNQSEAGSF
- a CDS encoding aldo/keto reductase, whose amino-acid sequence is MEKRAYGKTDMQVSVLGFGGAEIGFEGATPAQVEKLLNDALDSGLNVIDTAECYANSEELIGQTVASRRDDYFLFTKCGHASGFDLPNWDPKLLELSIDRSLRRLRTDYVDVIHLHTCSEETLRRGEAIEVLQRAKEKGKTRYIGYSGDHTDALYAVRTGAFDSLMTSVNVADQEAIELTLPEAAARGMGVIVKRPIANFAWRYDAKPDNAYHQDYWQRLQKLDYEALRSKDERSVGTALRFALAVPGVHTAIVGTKNPKRWRTNSALLDEGPLPEETYRSIRERWKEAAEPDWIGLE